The Dyadobacter sp. 676 DNA window AGCTTTAAAACAGAAAAGAGGATACCGTTCCCGCTATCCTCTCCTGTATTGAAAAATATATACCAACTAGATCTTAGTCGATCAGGCGGGCTTTCGTCGACAAATAGGCCGTCAATGTTGCCAACACACCTACGATCGCAAACGACCAGCGGAGGTTGGCAAACTGCGCAACGATGCCGATCAACGGCGGGCCGATCAGAAAGCCTATGAAGCTGATGGACGATACGGCGGCCAGGGCCATACCTGCCGACATTGTTTTCGAGCGGCCGGTTGCGCTATAAACCAGCGGAACAACCGATGAAACACCGAATCCAACCAGCAGAAAACCGAGCGTGGCCGGTACCAGGTATGGGAATGCAACCGAGATCGCCAGGCCGGTCCCCATTAATGTACCGCTCAATTGTAGCATTTTACGGCGTCCGAGGCGGTTGGCAAGCCAGTCGCCGGCAAACCTGCCGCCGGTCATCGTGCCCATAAACGCCACGTAGCCCAGTGTTGTCATGGACGCCGGAACGTGTACGGCCTCCTGGAAGTAAACGCCGCTCCAGTCGAACATCGCCCCTTCGCAAACCATCGCACAGAAGCCGATCAGGCCTAGGATCAGCAGATCGCGGTCGGGTTTGACAAACATCGGCTGCGCTTCGCCCGACTCTTTTTCGGTGTCGGGCATCGTGTGCTTGTAAGCGGTGAAAATAATGGCAAAAGCAACCAGGGCGATGATGATAAAATGAATATGAGGAGGGATATGTACAGAAATAAACAAGGAACCGATTGTCGCGCTCACAAAGCCCGCCAGGCTCCATAAACCGTGAAACGATGCCATAATGGACTTGCCGTAAACCTGCTCCACCGCCACGGCCTGGGTGTTAACGGCAATGTTGGTGAGATTGCCCCAGAGCCCGAAAGCGAATAATGCGATGACGAGCTGCTCGGTGCGGGTCACGAATCCGATGAATGTAAGTGTAATAGCATAAAGGATAGCGCCGATGAGCACCATTTTCTTGCTGCCATAATGCGTGACCATCCATCCGGAGATCGGCAGGCTCGCCATCAGGCCGAGCGGAAGCGCAAGAAGTACGGTTCCGAGGCCACCCTCGGTAAGGTGCAGCATGTTTTTGATATCCGGGATCCGGCTTGCCCATGCGGCAAAGCTGAGGCCCTGGACGAAGAAGAAAGCCGCGACGGCCCATCTTAAATATCGTCTCGAATCGGAAGGGGCGAAAATTGAATAATTCATAGTAACGGAAATTTAGCCGGCTAATGTGCCCGGTGTGTGGTTCGGTGTTGTTTTTATATAATTTTTTTAATTTTTCTCAAATTCGGTAAAATCGATCGGAAATTGCATTCTGGGCAGTCCTTCCAACTTGTTGCTGCAAAATTAACAGATATAGCTATGATTTTATTCAATAGAATTGTACTTTTTTGATGATATAAAAAAAGTATGTATTGTACTAAACCAAGATATCCTTCTTGGAACCGATTTTCCGGCCTATCTGAACGTGACGGCAGGAAAAATTGTAGGCAAAATGCCCTGCGTTTTTTAAATTCACCCATTCCGCAACCAACCAGAACAAGCCGATGCGCATTATTTTTACTACACTCCTCAGCATAGTCATATTGCAGGCCCGGTCGCAACCCGATACCCGGCTGGAAAAAATCCGGGCGACGTTACCGGTCATCGAGCGATTATATAAGGACTATGCGGAGAAGAACCATTTTCCGGGCCTGGCATTCGGGCTGGTGGTGGATGGCAAGCTGCTGTTGTCTGGCGGACAAGGTTTTACCGAGATCGCGACATCCACGAAGGCGACCCCGCAATCGCTTTTCCGCATTGCCTCCATGTCCAAGAGCGTGACCGCAATGGGCGTACTGGCGCTTAGACGAGCGGGAAAGTTGAAGCTCGACGACCCGGCGTACCTTTATATA harbors:
- a CDS encoding MFS transporter — its product is MNYSIFAPSDSRRYLRWAVAAFFFVQGLSFAAWASRIPDIKNMLHLTEGGLGTVLLALPLGLMASLPISGWMVTHYGSKKMVLIGAILYAITLTFIGFVTRTEQLVIALFAFGLWGNLTNIAVNTQAVAVEQVYGKSIMASFHGLWSLAGFVSATIGSLFISVHIPPHIHFIIIALVAFAIIFTAYKHTMPDTEKESGEAQPMFVKPDRDLLILGLIGFCAMVCEGAMFDWSGVYFQEAVHVPASMTTLGYVAFMGTMTGGRFAGDWLANRLGRRKMLQLSGTLMGTGLAISVAFPYLVPATLGFLLVGFGVSSVVPLVYSATGRSKTMSAGMALAAVSSISFIGFLIGPPLIGIVAQFANLRWSFAIVGVLATLTAYLSTKARLID